One part of the Salinimonas iocasae genome encodes these proteins:
- the lptF gene encoding LPS export ABC transporter permease LptF — translation MLIFRYLIKETLKSQLAIFLILMAIFITLRFVRVLGDASDGDIPAGLVLGFLGLYAPILSSLVLPISAYLGIMLAHGRFYVDSEMTIMRACGISEWYIARVMLLLSLFIMCVTGFITLYLAPSAAESEYLLREKARNEAGISALIPGRFQQTGNEKAVIFVHDIGQNDRLDRVFLSQNQPDAETSEVRVVYADEGYIQNNDDGTRSLVLQDGVQYEGEQKALNYRKVEFDQYQIQIADEPAEEPRRKVSVLPTSELWGDDSIEARAELQWRIAIPLSIPFLTLIAVPLAAVDPRQGRFGKMFPAILLYLGYFLLLLASRRVLADGKMPIQLGLWWVHGIMLVIGIGLIFRDRKTGTEFRAWLLRKK, via the coding sequence ATGCTCATATTTCGCTACCTGATTAAGGAAACGCTGAAATCTCAGCTGGCGATATTCCTCATCCTAATGGCAATTTTCATCACATTGCGTTTTGTACGCGTTTTGGGTGATGCGTCTGACGGCGATATCCCTGCCGGGCTGGTGTTGGGATTCTTAGGATTGTATGCCCCTATTCTCTCTTCTCTGGTGCTGCCAATCAGTGCTTACCTGGGAATTATGCTGGCCCACGGGCGTTTTTACGTCGATAGCGAAATGACCATTATGCGTGCCTGCGGCATCAGCGAATGGTATATCGCCAGGGTAATGTTATTGTTATCACTTTTTATCATGTGCGTTACCGGTTTTATTACACTCTATCTGGCGCCGTCTGCTGCAGAAAGCGAATACTTATTGCGGGAAAAGGCCAGAAACGAGGCCGGGATTTCTGCCCTTATACCTGGGCGCTTTCAACAGACCGGCAATGAAAAAGCCGTTATCTTTGTTCATGATATTGGCCAGAATGACAGATTAGACCGCGTCTTTTTGTCGCAGAATCAGCCTGATGCTGAAACCTCAGAGGTTCGGGTTGTCTATGCTGATGAGGGCTATATTCAGAACAACGATGATGGTACACGTAGCCTGGTGCTGCAGGACGGTGTGCAATACGAGGGCGAGCAGAAAGCCCTTAATTATCGTAAAGTTGAGTTTGATCAGTATCAGATTCAGATTGCTGATGAGCCTGCTGAGGAACCCCGTCGCAAAGTCAGTGTTTTACCCACATCGGAATTGTGGGGTGATGACTCCATCGAAGCCAGAGCTGAGCTGCAATGGCGTATAGCCATACCTCTGTCTATTCCCTTTCTCACCCTGATAGCAGTACCTCTTGCGGCGGTCGACCCGCGACAGGGGCGTTTCGGCAAAATGTTTCCGGCCATATTGTTGTATCTGGGATATTTCCTACTGCTTCTGGCCAGCCGGCGGGTACTTGCCGATGGCAAGATGCCTATTCAGCTGGGGCTGTGGTGGGTGCACGGCATCATGCTTGTCATAGGCATCGGCCTGATATTCCGTGACAGAAAAACCGGTACTGAATTCCGTGCCTGGCTGTTGAGGAAGAAGTGA
- the pepA gene encoding leucyl aminopeptidase translates to MEFSVKSGSPEKQRSACIVVGVFEPRRLTAVAEQLDEISDGYISNLLRRGDLEGKAGQMLLLHHVPNVLSERVLLVGCGKERELDERQYKQIIAKTIKTLNETGSMEAVCFLTELHVKGRDTYWKVRQAVEATQDSLYTFLHLKTKKGEPRRPLRKIVFNVPTRRELTVGERAVEHGLAISAGAKTTRDVANMPPNICNPAYLWEQAQKLATDYDSVSAEVVDEAQMAELGMQAYLAVGRGSANESMMSIIHHRGGPADQPPIVLVGKGLTFDSGGISIKPGESMDEMKYDMGGAAGVLGTMHTVAEMNLPINVIGVLAGCENMPDANAYRPGDILTTMSGQTVEVLNTDAEGRLVLCDALTYVERFEPELVIDIATLTGACIIALGNHASAVMSQHNPLAHELLNASEQSSDRAWRLPLWDEYQELLESPFADMTNLGGRAAGSITAGCFLSRFTKKYTWAHMDIAGTAWRSGKNKGATGRPVPMLTQFLMNRAGINDED, encoded by the coding sequence GTGGAGTTTAGTGTAAAAAGTGGTAGCCCTGAAAAACAACGTAGCGCATGTATCGTCGTCGGGGTGTTTGAGCCACGACGCCTGACAGCGGTAGCTGAACAACTGGATGAAATCAGTGATGGCTATATCAGTAATTTGCTGCGCCGTGGCGATCTTGAAGGCAAAGCTGGCCAGATGTTGCTGTTGCACCATGTGCCCAACGTGCTAAGTGAGCGTGTGCTGTTAGTCGGTTGCGGTAAAGAGCGCGAACTGGATGAGCGCCAGTATAAGCAGATCATTGCCAAAACAATTAAAACGCTGAACGAAACCGGTTCAATGGAAGCGGTCTGCTTTTTAACCGAGCTGCACGTTAAAGGCCGCGATACTTACTGGAAAGTGCGTCAGGCAGTAGAAGCCACTCAGGATTCTCTGTATACCTTCCTGCACCTTAAAACCAAAAAAGGCGAGCCGCGTCGTCCGTTACGCAAAATTGTCTTCAACGTGCCGACTCGTCGCGAGTTGACCGTTGGTGAAAGAGCGGTTGAGCATGGACTGGCTATCAGCGCAGGTGCCAAAACTACCCGCGACGTGGCAAACATGCCCCCTAATATCTGCAACCCTGCTTATTTATGGGAACAGGCGCAGAAACTGGCGACAGATTATGACTCTGTGTCAGCCGAAGTGGTGGATGAGGCACAGATGGCCGAGCTTGGTATGCAGGCTTATCTGGCTGTCGGACGAGGCTCAGCCAATGAGTCAATGATGAGCATTATTCACCATCGTGGCGGCCCTGCAGACCAGCCGCCAATTGTCCTGGTAGGTAAAGGGCTGACCTTCGATTCTGGCGGTATATCCATCAAGCCCGGCGAGTCGATGGATGAAATGAAATACGACATGGGTGGCGCTGCCGGTGTATTGGGCACAATGCATACTGTGGCCGAGATGAATCTGCCTATTAATGTTATCGGTGTGCTGGCTGGGTGTGAAAACATGCCGGATGCCAATGCATATCGCCCCGGCGATATTCTGACAACGATGTCAGGGCAGACTGTTGAAGTGCTCAATACCGATGCTGAAGGACGTCTGGTGCTATGCGATGCACTTACCTACGTGGAGCGTTTTGAGCCTGAACTGGTTATTGATATCGCCACATTAACCGGTGCCTGCATTATCGCATTAGGTAACCATGCTTCAGCGGTAATGAGTCAGCACAACCCTCTTGCGCACGAATTGCTGAACGCATCAGAGCAAAGCTCTGACCGCGCCTGGCGTTTGCCGCTGTGGGATGAATATCAGGAGCTTCTCGAAAGCCCGTTTGCCGATATGACTAACCTTGGCGGTCGTGCTGCTGGCTCTATCACCGCAGGCTGTTTCCTGTCGCGATTCACTAAAAAATATACCTGGGCGCATATGGATATTGCCGGTACTGCATGGCGCAGTGGCAAAAATAAAGGTGCTACAGGTCGACCCGTTCCCATGCTAACGCAGTTTCTGATGAATCGCGCTGGTATCAACGACGAGGACTAA
- a CDS encoding DNA polymerase III subunit chi, whose product MPQVTFYQLPDAQRAGQEVACSLIADAYAAKQRVVVLCEDKTQAEALDDLLWQLPAKRFVPHNMNGEGPSAGTPVEICWAPEQVSRRHLLVNLSNAMPDAIGQYQYIIDFVPGEENAKQAARVRYKQFQQAGCQMKFQSAQS is encoded by the coding sequence ATGCCGCAGGTCACCTTTTATCAATTACCAGATGCTCAACGGGCAGGTCAGGAAGTGGCCTGCTCGTTGATTGCTGACGCCTATGCAGCCAAACAACGTGTTGTCGTGCTCTGTGAGGATAAAACACAGGCAGAGGCTCTGGACGATTTGCTGTGGCAGCTTCCCGCCAAGCGCTTCGTGCCTCACAATATGAACGGAGAGGGGCCTTCCGCCGGTACGCCGGTAGAAATCTGCTGGGCACCTGAGCAAGTCAGCCGTCGGCATCTGCTGGTAAATTTAAGTAATGCGATGCCTGATGCTATCGGGCAGTATCAATATATTATCGATTTTGTACCCGGTGAAGAAAACGCCAAGCAGGCGGCCCGGGTCCGGTATAAGCAATTCCAGCAGGCTGGCTGTCAAATGAAATTCCAGTCTGCACAATCTTGA
- a CDS encoding valine--tRNA ligase — MDKTFEPKSIEQQCYQSWESSGMFKASGEGEPYCILLPPPNVTGSLHMGHGFQQTIMDVLTRYHRMKGDNTLWQVGTDHAGIATQMVVERQLNAQGKTRHDLGREEFVEKIWDWKAQSGGTITQQMRRMGTSPDWDREVFTMDDNLSQAVTEVFVKLHEEGLIYRGKRLVNWDPVLHTAVSDLEVLNEEEAGFMWHMRYPLADGSGELVVATTRPETMLGDTAVAVHPEDERYADLVGKEIKLPITGRLIPIIADDYVDPEFGTGCVKITPAHDFNDYDMGKRHNLPMINVLTADAKINDEAPEAYRGMDRFDARKQIVADLDSAGLLVKIDDHKLKVPRGDRTGAVIEPFLTDQWYVAVESLATPAIEAVESGEIRFVPENWNKTYYQWMHNIQDWCISRQLWWGHRIPAWYDDEGNIYVGRDEAEVRAKHGLDDGISLTQDEDVLDTWFSSALWPFATLGWPKETPELETFLPSSVLVTGFDIIFFWVARMIMMTKKFTGKIPFKDIYITGLIRDESGDKMSKSKGNVLDPIDLIDGIELEDLVNKRTSGMMQPQLAEKIAKRTRKQFPDGIQAYGTDALRFTFAAMASTSRDINFDMGRVEGYRNFCNKIWNASRFVLMNTETEDTGRDGGDMQLSLADHWILAKFQQTLKEFEQALADYRFDIAAQTAYEFTWNQFCDWYLELTKPVLNSEESTPAQKRGTRHTLINMLESMLRLLHPFMPFITEEIWQKVAPLSAVKDETQSIMVQPFPTQDTALQDDQVLADIEWVKRFIVGIRNIRGEMDISPNKPLNAKLRNVSDEDRRRIDTARVFIDRLARLESIDILAEGEQAPPSATAIVGDMEILIPMAGLIDKDAELARLSKAIDKTEKDLSRVQGKLANEKFVSNAPDAVIEKERSKLDEAEKQLSKLKEQYETINAL, encoded by the coding sequence ATGGATAAAACCTTCGAACCCAAATCCATTGAACAGCAATGTTATCAGTCGTGGGAATCTTCGGGCATGTTCAAAGCATCCGGAGAGGGCGAGCCTTATTGTATTTTGCTTCCGCCACCGAACGTTACCGGTAGCCTGCATATGGGGCATGGTTTTCAGCAAACCATTATGGATGTGCTGACCCGCTATCACCGAATGAAAGGTGACAACACGTTATGGCAGGTGGGAACAGACCACGCCGGTATTGCTACGCAGATGGTGGTGGAACGTCAGCTGAACGCGCAGGGCAAAACGCGTCACGATCTGGGTCGTGAAGAATTCGTTGAGAAAATCTGGGACTGGAAGGCACAGAGCGGGGGCACCATCACGCAGCAGATGCGACGGATGGGAACGTCACCTGACTGGGACCGTGAAGTCTTCACCATGGACGATAACCTGTCTCAGGCGGTTACCGAAGTATTCGTAAAGCTGCATGAGGAAGGGCTGATTTACCGGGGTAAACGACTGGTAAACTGGGATCCTGTACTGCATACCGCCGTCTCAGATTTGGAAGTGCTGAACGAAGAAGAAGCCGGTTTCATGTGGCATATGCGTTATCCGCTGGCCGATGGTAGTGGTGAGCTGGTCGTAGCCACAACGCGCCCTGAAACCATGCTGGGTGATACCGCGGTAGCCGTGCACCCTGAAGATGAGCGCTACGCCGATTTGGTAGGCAAAGAAATCAAGTTGCCAATTACCGGGCGACTCATTCCTATCATCGCAGATGATTATGTTGATCCTGAGTTCGGCACTGGATGTGTGAAGATTACGCCAGCGCATGACTTCAACGACTATGACATGGGTAAACGTCACAATTTGCCAATGATCAATGTGCTTACTGCGGATGCAAAAATTAACGATGAGGCGCCTGAAGCCTATCGCGGTATGGATCGCTTCGATGCACGTAAGCAAATTGTGGCCGATCTTGATAGTGCTGGTCTACTGGTAAAAATTGATGATCACAAATTAAAGGTGCCGCGCGGTGATCGCACAGGCGCCGTCATCGAGCCATTCTTAACCGATCAATGGTATGTCGCTGTTGAGTCACTGGCTACACCTGCAATCGAGGCCGTAGAGTCTGGTGAGATTCGTTTTGTGCCTGAAAACTGGAATAAAACCTATTACCAGTGGATGCATAATATTCAGGACTGGTGTATCTCCCGTCAGTTGTGGTGGGGTCACCGTATTCCCGCCTGGTATGATGACGAAGGCAATATTTATGTAGGCCGCGATGAAGCAGAAGTGCGCGCCAAACACGGTCTGGACGATGGCATTTCTCTGACACAGGATGAGGATGTCCTGGATACCTGGTTCTCCTCAGCATTATGGCCTTTTGCTACATTGGGCTGGCCGAAGGAAACTCCGGAACTGGAAACTTTTCTACCCTCATCTGTGTTGGTGACAGGGTTTGACATCATCTTCTTCTGGGTGGCCAGAATGATAATGATGACGAAAAAGTTCACCGGCAAAATTCCGTTCAAAGACATTTATATTACCGGCCTTATTCGTGACGAAAGCGGTGATAAGATGTCAAAATCAAAAGGGAACGTGCTTGATCCCATTGACCTGATTGACGGCATCGAACTGGAAGACCTGGTCAATAAGCGTACCTCGGGAATGATGCAACCTCAGCTGGCAGAGAAAATTGCCAAGCGCACCCGCAAGCAATTTCCGGATGGTATCCAGGCGTATGGTACTGATGCACTTCGCTTCACATTTGCAGCGATGGCCTCGACCAGTCGGGATATCAATTTCGATATGGGACGTGTCGAAGGATATCGCAACTTTTGTAACAAAATCTGGAATGCATCACGCTTTGTGTTGATGAACACAGAAACTGAAGATACCGGACGCGACGGCGGCGATATGCAGCTTAGTCTGGCTGATCACTGGATACTTGCTAAGTTCCAGCAAACGCTTAAAGAATTTGAACAGGCACTGGCAGACTATCGTTTTGATATCGCTGCTCAAACCGCGTACGAGTTCACCTGGAACCAGTTCTGCGACTGGTACCTTGAACTTACCAAGCCGGTCCTTAATAGCGAAGAAAGCACGCCAGCTCAGAAGCGCGGAACCCGACATACGCTGATTAATATGCTTGAAAGTATGTTACGTCTGCTGCATCCGTTTATGCCTTTTATCACAGAAGAAATTTGGCAAAAGGTTGCACCCTTGAGCGCGGTTAAAGACGAGACGCAAAGTATAATGGTTCAGCCTTTCCCAACGCAGGATACAGCGTTGCAGGACGATCAGGTTCTGGCTGATATCGAGTGGGTTAAACGCTTTATTGTCGGAATCCGTAATATCCGTGGCGAAATGGATATCTCTCCTAACAAGCCGCTTAATGCGAAGCTGCGCAATGTTTCTGATGAAGACAGACGTCGCATCGACACCGCGCGCGTGTTTATCGACAGACTGGCACGACTGGAGTCTATTGATATTCTGGCCGAAGGTGAGCAGGCTCCACCAAGTGCAACGGCAATAGTTGGTGATATGGAGATTCTTATTCCAATGGCCGGGCTTATCGATAAAGACGCTGAGCTCGCTCGACTGAGCAAAGCTATCGATAAGACAGAAAAAGACTTATCGCGGGTTCAGGGAAAACTGGCTAACGAAAAGTTTGTTAGCAATGCACCAGATGCGGTTATCGAAAAAGAGCGTAGCAAGTTAGATGAAGCTGAAAAACAGCTGTCAAAACTTAAAGAGCAATACGAGACTATTAACGCTTTGTAA
- a CDS encoding DUF2798 domain-containing protein, which yields MTQRIIFSFLMSLVLSFLMSAWVTYLNLGFVDTFVQRWMQAWLMAWPAAAIISFVFGPAVNRTSLLLTRLVIRR from the coding sequence ATGACTCAACGCATAATATTTTCTTTTTTGATGTCTTTGGTACTTAGTTTTTTAATGTCAGCATGGGTAACCTACCTGAACCTTGGGTTTGTCGATACTTTCGTGCAACGCTGGATGCAAGCATGGCTCATGGCCTGGCCAGCTGCAGCGATTATATCTTTTGTGTTCGGACCAGCGGTAAATCGCACTTCGCTGCTGCTTACGCGGCTGGTCATCAGGCGTTAA
- a CDS encoding hybrid sensor histidine kinase/response regulator gives MNKQPSFFSLSSIRAQIILVLAALVVLLLLQGVIARANQEVLFDGISASGQAVTDIGQVRALQRDILDLQRNVLIFRETASDSAVSRFERLMQAIQQKLDNLESSRLALLPMQQTREMLTSMRHHLKAYQNNFKDVVDARARRDDTLSTASLFEQFDDDRLMPASLSETQEIAIRLELSLARGAALEYRLQPDAEHRQAFITAIAQARNLVQQAALDESGPLLNALDTTRSRFLTLTQLIQGNLFLVNVVMAGSANEFLYLSNELVKQVNNQYATISSNTQKQALQAQQSLNIASFLAILLAITAAGYTIYRILSPIKTLTDVFRRLARDENITEIPGLKRGDEIGQLANAAQVFNTKNQQTRALLDEARDLNKRQRALNDELAASKEKAERATASKSIFLANMSHELRTPVNGIVGLVELAQQQPMSSVLKGYLDKAAYSSQVLMSVINDVLDFSKIEAGKLELEDVSFSMHSLFNNLLSVVTLRAQEKNLSIRLIVSPDLPRQAIGDALRISQILMNLCSNAIKFTEQGEVVIRFDGEMQSESEWFTLNIEVKDTGIGMNEEQLKRVFSPFSQADEATNRKYGGSGLGLAIVRQLIELMGGELAVSSTPGCGSVFNAAIPLKHVDMENPGILSRLPALPTGSMYYSNQALLPPEYQQLLRIKSQSRPLEALSEDIGAPPCIVVDIEDFSTYKALLPRLTELAERGIKTGLVVNTLPGKLLEKMIFSWPHGLLSHPFTPTQFELFVGELAGVSTEQLTDDMPVSQQPAIDGHILLVEDNAINQVVTGEMLSSLGLSYDIAEDGKQAVTKFENSPQYDLVLMDVQMPVMDGYEATRRLREKGFIKIPIIGLSANAMQEDKNLALEAGMSSYITKPVKRELLASAITSYLRNQ, from the coding sequence GTCAGGTTCGTGCGTTACAGCGTGACATCCTTGACTTACAGCGCAACGTACTTATTTTCAGAGAGACTGCCAGCGACTCGGCCGTCAGCCGTTTTGAAAGGTTAATGCAGGCTATACAACAAAAGCTGGATAACCTGGAGTCTTCACGCCTGGCCCTGTTACCGATGCAGCAAACCAGAGAAATGCTCACCAGCATGCGGCATCATCTAAAAGCATATCAGAACAACTTTAAAGATGTTGTTGATGCCCGGGCGCGGCGCGATGATACATTAAGCACCGCATCTTTGTTCGAACAGTTTGACGATGATCGGCTTATGCCCGCCTCACTTTCCGAAACGCAGGAAATTGCGATTCGTCTGGAACTTAGCCTGGCCCGAGGCGCTGCATTAGAATACCGGCTTCAGCCTGATGCTGAGCACCGTCAGGCATTCATTACCGCTATAGCACAGGCCAGAAACCTGGTTCAGCAAGCGGCCTTAGATGAGTCAGGTCCGCTTCTTAACGCTCTGGATACAACGCGCTCGCGTTTTTTAACTCTGACTCAACTGATTCAGGGTAATCTGTTTCTGGTGAATGTCGTCATGGCGGGCTCTGCAAACGAATTTTTGTATTTAAGCAATGAACTGGTTAAACAGGTAAACAACCAGTACGCAACAATTAGTTCAAACACGCAAAAGCAAGCTCTTCAAGCACAGCAGAGCCTGAACATAGCGTCATTTTTGGCTATTCTGCTTGCCATCACCGCAGCAGGCTACACGATATACCGCATACTCAGCCCGATTAAAACGCTGACTGATGTCTTCCGCCGGCTCGCCCGGGACGAGAATATTACCGAAATTCCCGGCCTTAAACGCGGGGACGAAATTGGTCAGCTTGCAAATGCAGCGCAGGTTTTTAATACCAAAAATCAGCAAACCCGGGCGCTTCTTGATGAGGCCCGGGACCTCAATAAGCGTCAGCGCGCCCTTAATGATGAGCTTGCCGCATCAAAAGAAAAAGCAGAGCGTGCCACTGCATCCAAAAGTATATTTCTGGCGAACATGAGCCATGAATTACGAACCCCCGTCAATGGTATCGTCGGCCTTGTCGAACTGGCTCAACAGCAACCTATGTCATCCGTACTTAAAGGGTATCTAGATAAAGCTGCTTATTCCAGTCAGGTACTGATGAGCGTTATCAACGATGTGCTCGACTTTTCAAAGATTGAGGCCGGTAAACTGGAACTGGAAGATGTCAGCTTCTCCATGCACTCTTTGTTTAACAACCTGCTATCTGTAGTGACACTCAGAGCACAGGAAAAGAACCTGAGCATCCGACTTATCGTTTCCCCTGACTTGCCTCGTCAGGCGATAGGAGACGCGCTTCGGATATCACAAATTTTGATGAATCTGTGTAGTAACGCCATCAAGTTTACTGAACAGGGTGAGGTCGTTATTCGTTTCGATGGCGAGATGCAATCTGAAAGTGAGTGGTTCACATTAAATATCGAAGTTAAAGATACCGGCATCGGCATGAATGAGGAGCAGCTCAAGCGCGTATTCTCTCCATTCTCGCAAGCGGATGAAGCGACTAACCGTAAATATGGCGGATCGGGGCTTGGTCTGGCTATTGTCCGGCAATTGATTGAATTAATGGGCGGCGAACTTGCTGTCAGCTCCACCCCCGGGTGCGGGTCGGTATTTAACGCGGCTATCCCTCTTAAACATGTTGATATGGAAAACCCGGGAATTCTGTCGCGCCTGCCTGCGCTTCCCACCGGCAGTATGTATTACTCCAATCAGGCGCTGCTGCCGCCCGAATATCAACAACTACTTCGTATAAAAAGCCAGTCGCGCCCCCTTGAGGCACTTTCAGAGGACATCGGCGCCCCGCCCTGCATCGTGGTAGATATCGAGGATTTCAGTACCTATAAAGCACTGCTGCCCAGACTCACTGAGTTAGCCGAACGCGGCATCAAAACCGGGCTCGTGGTCAATACATTACCCGGTAAATTGCTTGAAAAAATGATTTTCAGCTGGCCACATGGACTGTTAAGTCATCCGTTTACGCCCACCCAATTTGAATTGTTCGTCGGTGAGCTGGCCGGTGTCAGTACAGAGCAATTAACAGATGATATGCCCGTGTCACAGCAACCTGCCATTGATGGTCATATTCTTTTAGTTGAAGATAATGCTATCAATCAGGTAGTAACCGGGGAAATGCTAAGTTCACTGGGGCTGAGTTATGATATTGCCGAAGATGGCAAGCAGGCAGTGACCAAATTTGAAAACTCGCCTCAGTACGATCTCGTTCTGATGGATGTGCAGATGCCGGTAATGGACGGTTATGAGGCGACGCGCCGTTTGCGAGAAAAAGGGTTTATTAAAATTCCGATTATTGGCTTGTCTGCTAACGCCATGCAGGAAGATAAAAATCTGGCGCTGGAAGCCGGTATGAGTAGTTATATTACTAAACCGGTAAAGCGTGAACTGCTGGCCAGCGCGATTACCAGTTACCTGAGAAACCAGTAA